In the Deltaproteobacteria bacterium genome, TCCTTGTCGGCAGTGAACTCGACGGTCTTCGGTTCGCCGCGGGTGACGACTTCTTCGACATTGACGGCTGCGATCTTGTACCCGTGCTGATTGGGGTCGGCCTTCACGTTGTTGATCAGTTTCAGTTTCACTTTGTCGCCCTTGTGCACGACCAAAGTCGAGGGTAGCCACAACTTGGAGCCCTCGTATTCGATGTTGACGATGGTGAAGGATTGCTCTTCCGCACGCACAGTGCCGACCGTCGCCAGCGTTGAAGCAGCGGCCATTGCCGCCACTGCGATCCACTTCCGCATAAGTCACCTCCCTGACGCCTAAGTAAGATGGATCGCATCTCGCCACAAGCGGCGGATGAATTCAATCGGGCAGCTCTGCTATAGACGATCCCGTGGCACACGAGGGTACCTTTCGCCTGGTGGCGGACTTCACCCCACAAGGCGATCAGCCGCAGGCAATCACCCAGCTCATCGATGGCTTGGCGCGCGGCCTGCGCAGCCAAGTGCTGTTGGGCGTCACCGGCTCCGGCAAAACGTTTACGATGGCGAACGTCATCGCCCGCGTGAACAAGCCGACGCTGGTGATCGCTCCGAACAAGACCTTAGCGGCGCAGCTCTACAGCGAGTTCAAGGGGCTGTTTCCCGAAAACGCCGTGCGCTACTTCGTCAGCTACTACGACTACTACCAGCCCGAAGCGTACGTGCCGAGCACCGACACGTACATTGAGAAGGATTCCTCGATCAACGACGACATCGATAAGATGCGCCACTCCGCCACCAAGGCGTTGCTGGAACGCAACGATGCCCTGATCGTCGCCAGCGTCTCCTGCATCTACGGCTTAGGGTCGCCGGAAGCGTACTTCGAGATGCTGATCTTCCTCGAGCGCGGCGGCACCGTCGACCGCGACGCGCTGCTGCGCAAACTGGTGGACATTCAGTACCAGCGCAACGACTACGACTTCCACCGCGGGACCTTCCGGGTGCGGGGCGACGTGATCGAAGTGTTTCCGGCGTACGAAGAGGCGCGCGCCATACGCATCGAACTGTTCGGCGACACCATCGACGCGCTCGGCGAGATCGACCCACTGCGTGGCCAGGTGCTGCGACGATTGGACAAGGTGGCGATCTATCCCGCCAGCCACTACGTGACGGCTCCGGAGCGAATGGAGAAGGCCGTCGCCGCTATTCGTTCCGAACTGAAGGCGCGCATCGCAGAGTTCCGCGCCGACAACAAGCTGCTGGAAGCGCAGCGACTCGAGCAGCGCACGCTCTACGATCTTGAACTGCTCGCCGAGATGGGCTTCTGCCCGGGGATCGAGAACTACTCGCGCCATCTCACCGGTCGTCAGACGGGCGAACCACCCCCGACGCTGATCAACTACTTTCCGGAGGACTGGTTGCTCATTGTCGACGAGAGTCACGTGACCGTTCCGCAAATCGGCGGCATGTATCGTGGCGATCGCGCCCGCAAGGGAACCTTGGTCGATTTCGGCTTCCGCTTGCCCTCCGCGCTCGACAACCGGCCGCTGAATTTCCAGGAGTTCGACGCGCTGATCCGCCAGATCGTCTACGTGTCCGCAACGCCGGGGAACTACGAACTCGAGCAGGCCCGCGGCGTGGTGGTCGAGCAGGTTATCCGGCCCACCGGGCTGACGGATCCGCAGATCAGTGTGCGACCGGCGCGCAACCAGGTCGACGATCTGCTGGAGGCAATCCGCGAGCGCATCGCGCGAAACGAACGCGTGCTGGTTACCACGTTGACCAAGAAGATGGCCGAAGACCTCACCGACTACTTTCAGGAACTTGGCTTGCGAGTGCGCTATCTGCATTCCGATATCGAGACCATCGAGCGCGTCGACATCATCCGCGACCTGCGCAAAGGGGTCTGTGATGTGCTGGTCGGTATCAACTTGCTGCGCGAGGGGCTCGACCTGCCCGAGGTCTCGTTGGTGGCGATCCTCGACGCCGACAAGGAAGGATTTCTCCGCTCGGAGCGTTCGTTGATTCAAACCACCGGCCGCGCGGCGCGCAACGTCAATGGCACCGTGATCATGTATGCGGACCATGTGACCGATTCGATGCGTCGGGCCATCGACGAAACCGATCGCCGGCGGGCCAAGCAAGCTGCATACAACCAGGAACACGGCATCACGCCGTCAACGATCCAAAAGGCGATTGATCCGCGGCTCGTCGAGAGTGCCGAAGCGGACTACGTCGATGTGCCGATTGTCGCCGAAGCCGATGCGGAGTACTTGTCGCTCAAGGAACTTTCCAAACGCATCGCCGCACTCGAAAAGCAGATGCGCCAAGCCGCCGGTGATCTGGAATTCGAACGCGCGGCGGAAGTGCGGGACCAGATTCAGCGCCTGCGCGAGCGCGAGTTGGCGACCCGCGAAGCGCGCGCCGCCAATTCAGGCGGCGTTGCGGACGACGTAGATCCCACCGTCTGAGAGATCGCCGAGCACCCGCAACAGTTCGGGCACCTGAATCGGCTTCTCGAGGAAGGCGAGGGCGCCGCGCTTGTAGCTGCGCAAGCGGTCGATGGTCGAATCGCTTGAAGTCAGGACCACGATCGGTACTTCACTGAGTCGGCGATCGTTGTGCATCGCATCCAACAGTCCGCGTCCGCCCATTCCTGGGAGATTGAGGTCGAGCAATACGAAGCTGAAGGCGGCCGGGTTGTGCGGGTCGGCGTATTGCTGCCGCTGGAGCAACACCAGCGCCTGATCGGCGGTCGGCACCGTGACCAACTGGTTGAGGATGCGAGCGCGCCGCAGAGCGCGCAACGTCAGATCGGCATCGTCGGGGTCGTCCTCAACGAGGAGGATAGGACCGCTGCTCATGGATGGGGGTTGTTGGCCCTTGTGCGTTGCCATAAATGACTCAGCTCCATCAGTCTCTGCGAGCGAAATTGCGCGCGTCACACAGGAAATGTGCTCTGCGAGTTGCGTACCATCTCGCGAGCGAAGCGGCTGGCCGTGTTGTCGGCCGTGTTACGGTCCATGTGCGTATACACGCGCGACGCGGCGAGAGCGTTCCGCGCTGAAACGTCACCGCGGTGACGCTGCCGCGAGGTTCTTTCCCTGCGCGGGCGGTGGGTATAGGCTCCGCCTCCGCGAGTGAGACTATCGGGTGAGCGACTCGGTTGAGCAAACAACCGCCGACAAAGAAGCGGCGGCGGCAGTGGGCGCGCTGCAGCATGAGTGCGAGGAGAAGCTGGCCTCGTTGCCAGCGCAGCCGGGCGTCTATCTGCTCAAGGATAAACACGCCAAGGTCATCTACGTCGGCAAGGCCAAGAACCTCCGCAGTCGCGTCCGCAGCTATTTTCGCGGCGGCGACGAGCGGGTGCAGGTCCGCTTTCTAGTGCAGCGCGTCACCGACTTTGAAACGCTGGTCACCAGCAACGACAAGGAAGCACTGATCCTCGAGAACAATCTCATCAAGCAGTACAAGCCGCGCTACAACATCCGGCTCAAGGACGACAAGTCGTACGTCAGTGTGAAGGTAACCGTTCAGCAGGACTGGCCGCGGATTGTGGTCACACGCAAGATCGTCAAGGACGGAAGCCGCTACTTCGGTCCGTTCTCGTCGGCCTCTGGCGTGCGCGAGACGCTCGATACCATTCGCAAAGTGATCCCGTTGCGCACCTGCAGCGACGGCGTATTTCGCAATCGGTCGCGGCCGTGCTTGGAGTATCAAATCAAGCGCTGCCTCGCTCCATGCTGTCTGCCAGTGGATGCAGACACCTATCAACGTCACCTGCGCGAGGCGATGTTGTTGCTCGAAGGGAAGAATCAACAGTTGGTTCGGCAACTCCGCGATGAGATGAGCGCGGCGGCAAGTGATCTGCGCTTCGAGGACGCCGCCCGCTTGCGTGATCAAATCCGCACGATTGAGAAGACGCAGGAACCGCAGCAGGTCTTATCGCACTGGGGCGGCGATCAGGACATCTTCGGTCTCTACCGGGAAGGCGGGTTCATCGAAGCGCAGGTGCTGTTCATCCGCAGTGGCAAGCTGACCGGCAATCAGGCCTATCATATCGAGGACTACGAGTTCTCGACGGAAGAAGTACTCGAAGATTTGCTGACGCAGTTCTACCAAGGCGATCGCTACCTACCGGATGAGATCCTGTTGCCAGTGGCGATCGAGGACGCGGATACGCGCGCGGAATATCTCAGCGAGCGGCGGGGGCGGCGGGTCGAGTTCTTGTGCCCGCAGCGGGGTGACAAGGTGCGTCTGGTGGCGATGGCGACGGAGAACGCGCGCCAGGGCTTCCGCGCGCGCCAGGATGGCGACTACCAGCGTGAACGCATGCTCGAGGAGTTGCGGACCAAGCTGCACCTGCGCAACGCCCCCAAGCGCATCGAGTGCTTCGACATCTCGAATATACAAGGCACGCTGGCGGTGGGATCGATGGTGACCTTCGATGAGGGCGAGCCCGACAAGAACCGCTATCGCCGCTTTCGTATCCGTACGGTGGAAGGGGCGGACGACTTTCGCATGATGTATGAGGTGCTCACCCGCCGCTATCGCCGCGCCAAGGAGAAGGCGGACTTCCCGGATTTGCTCGTCGTGGATGGTGGGATCGGGCAACTCAACGTCGCTCTGGAAGTGCTCCGTGAACTAGAGATCACGGAAGTGGACGCGGCGGGCTTGGCCAAAATGCGGGTCGAGCGCGACGCCCGCGCGCCGGAGATCGAGCGCAGCGAGGAGCGGGTGTTCCTGCCCGGGCGGAAGAACCCGGTGGTGTTGAGGCGCAATTCGAGCGCGCTGTTCTTGCTCCAACGCGTGCGAGACGAAGCCCATCGCTTCGCCATCACCTATCACCGGGCGCTGCGCCGCAAGGAACGACTGCGGTCGTTGCTCGATGGCATCCCCGGGATTGGTGCGACCCGTCGCAAGCGGTTGCTGCGTCATTTCGGCAGCGTCCGCCGCATGCGCGATGCGACCGCGGCACAACTGGCCGAAGTGTCGGGCATCTCCTCAGCCTTGGCCGAGAGCATCGAACGGGCGCTGGCGGGATCGAATGCGACCGCAACACCCGCGCAATTCGAGAACGAGAACTAGTTGGCTGCGCGGCCTGACGCCGCACGTGGGATAGCGACGGCATGACCACCGAAGCGGGCTCAGCATCGACACAGCGATCTACGCGGGCGGCCGTTCCGCCGCTGGTCGCGGTGGCGCTCGCCTTGATCATTGGACAACTGCTCGTCGGGCGGCAACTCTTGGCGCCGGGGTGGTTGCTGGCGCTCCTGAGCCTCATAGTGATCGCACTGGCGTTGTGGCGCCGCGGACGACTTGCCGCGTTGATGGTCGGAGCATTCGCGTGGGGCAATTGGTCTACGCAAGGGGTGCTCAATCCGTCATTTGATCGCGATCACATCACGCGGTGGTGCGATGGAGTGACGCGGGTGATTGAGGCGCGAGTGAGCGAAGATAGTAGCGCCGGGCCGCAAGGTGGGCGAGTGCGGCTGGACGTAGAGGGCTTGGAGAACGAAGGTGCGATGCGCGCCGTCCACGGTAGCGTGTTGCTGACCGTCCATGATCTCGAACGACACTGGCTCGCGAGCGACCTGGTGCGCGTGCCCGTGCGGCTGCGCCGGCCGCGCAATTTTGGCAATCCGGGCGAGTTCGACTACGAAAGTTACCTGGCAAGGCAGGGAATCTATGTGACCGCGTTCTTGAGTGATGACAGTGCGGTCGAGCTAATCGATCGGCAGCCGTCAGCCGGTTGGCTCACGCGCTGGCGCCGCGGGGTTGGCTCGCTGATTGACGAGCGTCTCGCTGGAGACGATCGTGCGCTGCTGCGCGCCTTGATCATTGGCGACACCGCGGGTTTGTCTCGACCGTTGCAGCAGGAGTTCACGACTGCGGGTGTCAATCACGTTCTGTCGATCTCGGGTTTGCACGTCGGCATGGTGGCGACCGTCGGGTATGTGGTGTGGCGTTGGCTGCTGGCGCGCAGTCGCTGGCTGTTGTTGCGCGCGCACGTACCGAAGCTGGCGGTGGCCGCGTCGGTGATTCCGGTACTGCTCTATGCTGGCATCGCGGGCAGCAGCACAGCGATGCTGCGGTCGCTGATCATGATTCTGGTCTTCCTCGGCGCTGTGCTGGTCGATCGTGAGCGGGACCTGGTTGTGAGCCTGGCAGCGGCCGCGTTGCTCATCGCAGTCCTGTGGCCAGGAGCGCCGCTCGACATCTCTTTTCAGCTCTCGTTCATGGCGGTGCTTAGTTTGGTGCTGGCGCTGGAGCGATTTTGGCCGTGGTGGCGCCAATGGGAGGAACGGCATCTGGTGCGGCTGCGACACGGGCCGATTCGGTTTGCACGGCCGGTCGCCGCCTATTTGGCCGTCTCCGGCGCCGCGTTTGTTGGCACCGCGCCATTGACCGCGTTTCACTTCAATCAGGTGTCCCTGGTCGCCCTATTGGCCAATGCGGTGGTGGTACCGCTGATCGGTACGGCGGCGGTCGCGCTCGGGCTGACGGCGGCGCTCGTGTATCCGTTGTCGCGCGGCTTGGCCGGAGTGCTGGTGTGGTTAGCGTGGCCGTTTCTGTGGCTCGGGCGGCTTGGGGTGTGGGCGTTCGCCGCGATCCCGTACGCAGCGCTGCGCGTGGTGACGCCGACGGTGCTGGAACTGGGCATTGTCTATGGGGCGCTCTTCATCGTCGTACGTGCTCCCGGTCGGTGGCGCCGACTCGGAGTCTGCGCTGTCGCAATCGTCGGGGTGTGCGACGTGTTGTGGTGGTACGGCGCGCGCTATCATCGCACCGATTTGCAGGTCACCTTCCTCAGTGTGGGGCAGGGCGACAGTGCGGTGGTCGAGTGTCCTGGAGCCAGCGTGATGGTGATCGACGGCGGCGGCATGGGCAACGGCTCATTCGATGTCGGCGAACGCGTACTCGCGCCATTCCTGTGGAGTCGCAAAATCGCGCATGTCGACGCGCTGGTGATGAGTCACCCGCAGTGGGACCACTTCGGCGGCCTAACGTTCTTGGCAAGGCATTTCAGCCCGGGCGAATTCTGGTCGACGGGTGAAGTTGCAGCCGGTGGCGTGCGCTTTGCCGAATTGGAGCAGGCGCTGTCGGAGGCAAGTGTCCGCCCGGTGATAGCGGTTCCTGGAATGGAGTGGCCCTGTGGCGATGCGCGAGTTCGCGTGCTGGCTCCTGGGGACGGGGTCGCCTCGACGAATGATCGTTCGCTCGTGGTTCAGCTGCAGCGCGGGCCGACCAGATTGTTGTTTACTGGCGACATCGAGCACGGAGCCGAGGCGGCATTGATTGCGTCAGCCGACGGGCAACTGCAGAGCACCGTGCTGAAGGTTCCGCATCACGGCAGCGCGACGTCGAGTACGCCCGCCTTTGTCGCCGCGGTCGCGCCACGGCTGGCGGTCGTTTCGCTGGGGCTGGACAACCGATTCGGCTTTCCCGCTGTGCGAACTGAGGCGACATATCGCACTGCCGGGGTGCCACTGCTCCGTACCGATCGCGATGGGGCAATCACCGTGCGCGTCGCGGTAAGTGGGGAGATGGTGGCTCGGACGCAGCATTCGGCCGCCACCTCTAACGTACGTTGACAGCATGTGAACCGGGGTCTATGGTTTTTCCTCGGCGGGGCCAAGCGTCCTGCTTTTTTTTCAAGGGCGGCGGCGCGTATGAATCCGAGCTTCAAGCAGATGATGAATGAGGTGGTGGCGTACGGGAGCTGCTGCGAATGTGGCTCGTGCGTACTGGTCTGTCCGCACAATGTCATCGACTACATCGACGGGAAACCGAAACAGGTTGCCAAAGCGACCGCCGCCTTCGACCACTGCGGTATCAGCGAGGGCATCGGTTGCGACGTGTGCGCGCAGGTGTGCCCGCGCTTGGGCGACCGCGAACACCACCTCACCGAGCGGGTCTTTGCCGATGAGTTGGCGGCGCAGGACACCTATTGGGGGGCATTCGGCGCGTACCGGCGCATCGTGGCGGCGCGTTCCAAGGACCCGGAAGTACTGGCGCGTTGCGAAGATGGCGGCGTGGTCACCACACTGCTCGCGTGGCTGCGGCGCAATGAGCGGATCGACGGGGCAATCGTCTCGGCAGTCGACAAGGACAAGCCCTGCCAACCGGTACCGAAGGTGGTCACTAGCGTCGAGGACATCATCGCCAGCGCCAGCTCTTGGTACACATACTGTCCCAACAACCTTGCGCTCGCCGATGCCGAGAAACTGGGTTTGACGAAAGTCGCGTTCGTGGGTGTTCCCTGTCAGATCACCCCGGTGCGCAAGATGCAGGCGACCGACGAATCGTACTTGAATAATGGCCGCAAGAAGGACAAGCACATCGAACGGCAGACCAAGTTTCTGAAGGGGTACGGGGCGCGGGTCGCGTTCAATATAGGCTTGCTGTGTAGCGAAGTGTTCAGCTTCGATGGCTTGATGATCGATACGATTCAAAACCAGATGGGGATCGCCCTCAGCGACATCCGGCAGTTCAACGTGAAGGGCAAAGTGCAGATCTTCAAGCACGACGGCACGCTGGTGGAAATGAATCTGCGCAAGTCGCAAGAGTACGCGCGCCCCGAGTGCCATCACTGTGCGGATTTTTCGGCGGAACTCGCCGACATCTCGTGCGGCGGCGTGGGCGCGAGCAACTGGACGATTACCATCATCCGCAGCCGCACAGGCGAGGAAGTCTTCGATGCGGCGGTGCGCGACGGCGTGCTCGATGTCCAGCCGATCGAACAGTTCGAGAATTCGATGAAGGTGTTGCTGCGGCTCAATCGCAAGCAACGCGAGCGAGTACCCACCCCGCCAGGTCGCGCGGAGACTTTCGTGCGACCTGACGGATTTCGCAACCCTCACTAGGCAGCACAGTTCAACCCTATGGCATCTTCAGCGGCGTCCCAACGTGGCCCGATGGCCAGTCCAACCAAACTCACACAGTTTCCGCCTGAGTACTTTGAGCGACTGATCGAATCGTCACCTGACATCGTGGTGGCCACCGATCGTTCGGGTCTCGTCATGTTCTACAACGACGGAGCGGAGAAGAATCTCGGGTATACGGCAACCGAGATTCTCGGGCAGAATGTGTTGCGGCTCTATCCCTCCTACGAGGAAGCGCATCGCGTGATGATGGCCATGCGCAGCGGCGAGCACGGCGGGCCGGGCAAAGTGAAGAACTTTGAAACCATCTTCGTGAACCGCTGGGGCGAACACCTCCCCGTGGCGATCTCCGGCTCCATCTTGTGTAACGAGGACGGGATCGAAATTGGCTCGATCGGGTTTGCCAAAGACCTCCGTGAGATCCGCCGCAAGGATCGCCTCGCTACACTCGGAGAGGTGACGGTGGCGCTGTGCCACGAGATCAACAGTCCGCTCGAGATCATTCTCAACCAGGCGCAGTTGCTGCGGCGCTTCGTGCGTGAAGTGGCGAACGACGAGCAGGCGGTGGTTGAGGAAGAGCGACTCGAAGCGATTCGCCGTGAGATCGATCAGATCCAGGTCGTGATCAATCGGCTCGTCGAGATGGCCGGCGGCGGCGAGTACGATACGCGCGAGTATCTGGACGGAAAGCAGATGACCGATTTGGGCGCCAAGCCCGCACCGGTGAGCGCGCAGCCCCTTGCCGGCTTGCGTATTCTGGTTGTCGACGACGATCTCGGCGTGTGTCGCTCGTTGCGCGACCTCCTGGTCGCGGAGGGTTGCAACGTGTTCACCGCTAACAACGGGCTCGAGGCGCTCAGCGTCATGGAGAGGGCGCCGGTCGATCTGGTCGTCACTGACGTGGTGATGCCCGACCTCGATGGCTACGATCTATTCATGGAGATCAAGCGGCGCGGGCAGACGCCAGTGATACTGATGACGGGCTACTACTACGATCGCGACCACGTGATTAAGCGCAGCCGCCTCGAAGGGTTGGAGAGCGTTTTGTTCAAGAAGCCAGTTGATCCGGAGCGCCTCAAGGTGGCGATTCTGGAGCGCTGTCGTCCGCAGCAGGTGGTCGCGCAGTCCGTCTCCGCGAAACCCGCTGAGAAGCCGTAGGCTCGGCGGTCGTGGGCCGCGCCGTGGCGGGCGCCGGGGTCTTGGTCGGCGCAGGTCGCACCCGCAGGGTCAGCGGCCCGTTCTCAGTGCTGAGTAGAACTTCCTGTGGGGTGATGCCGGCGACGCGACCGAGCCCGGTCACTTCATCACCGACTCGGTACAACGCACTCACTCCGTTGGGATCTTCGATGGCGGCGTACGCGTTAGCCCCGCCAGAGGCTACCCCCGCGAGACGGAATCGTGGCGGCGACGATGGTGCAGACTGGGTTGCGGCTGTTGGCGGAACCGTCGCCGTCGGCAGGGGCTTGGGCGGCACCGATGGCGGTGGGGCGGGCTGCAGCAGCCACAGCGCGAGCGCTGCGGCCAGTGCGATGCCGAGCACTACGAGCGCGAGTCGAGCCATGAGGGCTGCTCTTAGTGCCTTTGGTGGGAGAAGTCGACTTGCGCGTGTCGTGCACGGCTTGCGGGCGTTGGCGCACGTCAGTACAAGCGCAGCAGTGCGATGAGTGACGAACCGGTTTCCATGCGCGTGCTCAGCGCCGCAGCGCCCGTGTCGCGGCAGCGGCTCTGGCTGACTTTGCTCTGGTACTGGGGCACGGTGGCCGCTTGGATGGCGGTGATCTCGTTGCTGTCGACCGACGCGTTCTCTGCGACGAATACCAACCGCTATATCGATCCCCTCTTGCGCTGGCTGTTTCCGGGATGGGCGACCCCCGACATCTTGGCCGCGCACACGGCGGTGCGCAAAGTCGCACACTTCAGCGAATTCTTCGTGCTCGGCGGGCTGGTGTTCTGGGCTTCACGGCGTGGCCGCGTCGAGCAGTGGCGCGCAGGCTGGATGCTGCAGGCGCTCATCATCGCGGGTGGCTATGCTCTGCTCGACGAAGCGCATCAAGCGTTCGTGCCGAGCCGTACTCCGTCCCTCTCTGATAGCGGCGTCGACTTCTTCGGAGCGGTCGTCAGTCAACTCGCTGTCTACCGTCATCATCGGCGGCTGCGTCGGCGCGGCGTGATCGGCTAGTTGACGACCGTGTGCGCCGGGTCGTATGAAGCGAGCGCGGAGGTGGTGGTGAATCGGCGGCGACAAGCGGCGCGAATGGGCGTGCTCCTACGACCCGAACGTGATCTCTGGCAGCGCGGATATCAGCGCGTCGCGGGGGTGGATGAAGTGGGCGTCGGGCCCCTCGCCGGTCCGGTGGTGGCGGCGGCGGTCGTCTTCCCGGCTACCGCCCGCATTTGCGGCGTTGATGATTCGAAGATCGTTCGCCGGGCGGCGCGCGAACAACTGGTGGAAGCGATCTACGCACAAGCGACCGCGGTGGGAATCGGCGTCGTGAGCGTCAAAGACATCGATCGGCTCAACATCTATCACGCCGCGCTCGAGGCCATGCGGCTTGCGATTCTTGCCCTTAGCGTGGAACCCGATTACCTGCTGGTCGACGCCCGACGCGTTCCGGGAATCGACGTGCCGCAGTTGCCGTTGGTGAAGGGTGATGCGCGCAGCTTCTCCATCGCCGCCGCGTCGATCGTGGCGAAGGTGGCGCGCGATCGCATGATGGTGGAACTCGACGCGAGCTATCCTCACTACGGATTCGCGGTCAACATGGGATACGGCACCAAGGCCCACCTTGAGGCCATTGAGCGCTGCGGCCCGTGCCCCGTGCATCGGCGCTCCTTTGCTCCGGTGCGGCAGCCACGCCTTCCGAGACTTTTTGTGAGCTGATTTGTCCCGTCGCCTTTCGCCGCGTGCCGGCGTAGGTATAATCCCCCCAAATGGCTACCGACATCACCATGCCGAAGCTGACCGACACGATGGCCGAAGGCACCATCGTACGCTGGCTCAAGCACGTCGGTGATCGTGTCGCGGCCGGAGACATCTTAGCCGAGGTTGAAACTGACAAGGCCGACATGGAACTGGAGGCGGAGCACTCCGGTGTTGTGACGGCGATCACCGTCAACGAAGGCGATACGGCTCCCGTCGGTGCAGTGATCGCGGTCCTGGGCGCGGAGAACGAGGGCGTCGCCGCGAGAGACGGCGGAGTGAGTAAGTCGGCGCCCCCGGCAAAGCCAGCCGCGCCCGTACCCCCACCGACTCCGCTGGCTCGACGTGCCGCGCAGGAGCGTAGTGTTGCGGTCCAGGCCATCGCTGGCAGCGGAGGTCACGGGCGCGTCGTCCGGCGTGACGTTGAGCCGATGCCACAAGCGGCACCGACAGTCGTGCCAGCGGCGCCAGCGGGTCGAGTGGCGCTTTCGAAGATGCGCCTCACCATCGCGAAGCGCATGGCCGAGGCGAAACGCGACGTGCCGCACTTTTACCTCACCGGTGAAGTCGAGATGGATGCCGCCATCGCGCTGCGAGCGTCGTTGGAAAAGACCGGGAAGATGCGCGAGCCGGTCACCGTGACTCATCTGCTGATCAAAGCGGTCGCCCTCGCGCTGCAGCGTCATCCGCGGGTCAACGCGGCCTGGGACAACGATGGCCTGCGGTTCTCCGAGGCGGTCAACATTGGAATCGCTACTGCCGTCGACGATGGCTTGCTCGTGCCCGTGTTGAAAGGGTGCGAGCGACTGTCCTTGGAGACGATCGCGGCCGCCGCCCGCGCGCTCAGCGGGAAGGCCCGCGGCGGCCGCTTCTCAGCCGACGAAATGTTGGGTGGTACGTTCACGATCTCCAACCTCGGGATGTTCGACGTCGAAGAGTTTTCCGCCGTGATCAATCCGCCACAGGCCGCGATCTTGGCAGTCGGCACTGTAAAGGAGCGCGCGATTGCGCGCGCTGGCGCGCTGGTTGTCGCCAGAACGATGCGCGTGACGCTCTCCTGCGATCATCGGGTGCTCAACGGCGTTGAGGGCGCGCAGTTTTTGCAAGAGTTGAAGCGGCTACTCGAAAATCCGGTAGCGCTGGTGATGGAGTAGCGGATGACGCTGACCGTGCGGCAACTAGGTCGGATCGACTACGCCGAGGCACTTGCGCTGCAGGAAGAACTCGTCAGCGAGCGGATCGCCGATCGCGTCCCGGATCAGTTGTTACTGCTCGAACACAATCCCGTCTACACCCTCGGACGCGGCGCCGATGCCGCGGACCTGCGCGGTGCGGAGGTGCAGTTCGGTGTGCCGGCGTTCCGCGTCAGTCGTGGCGGTGGCGTTACGTTTCACGGAGCGGGACAGTTGGTGGCGTATCCGATCATCAAATTGACGGGAGTCCGACGCGATGTACGATGGTACCTGCAGCGCCTCGAGGACGTGGTCATTCGAAGTTGCGCGGCGCTGGGCGTAGTCGCCCATCGCCACTCAAGCGGTACGGGCGTATGGGTTGGCGACGCGAAGGTTGCGTCGATCGGTGTCGGCCTGCGGCGCTGGGTCACGCTTCACGGACTTGCTGTGAATGTCTCGACCGATCTTTCGTATTTCCGCGCGATTGTACCCTGTCGTTTGCCTGGCCTACGCGTCACCTCGTTAGCGGAGCTCCTACCGAGTGCCCCCACGGTTGAGCAGGTTGCCACGGTTGTAGCCCGCGAGTTCAGTGACCTGTTCGTGGCGAGCGCGATGGAAGAGGTGGCGGCGTGAGTGTAACCGAGGCATCCGTGGTGCGGCGACGGCATCCCGATT is a window encoding:
- the uvrC gene encoding excinuclease ABC subunit UvrC, giving the protein MQHECEEKLASLPAQPGVYLLKDKHAKVIYVGKAKNLRSRVRSYFRGGDERVQVRFLVQRVTDFETLVTSNDKEALILENNLIKQYKPRYNIRLKDDKSYVSVKVTVQQDWPRIVVTRKIVKDGSRYFGPFSSASGVRETLDTIRKVIPLRTCSDGVFRNRSRPCLEYQIKRCLAPCCLPVDADTYQRHLREAMLLLEGKNQQLVRQLRDEMSAAASDLRFEDAARLRDQIRTIEKTQEPQQVLSHWGGDQDIFGLYREGGFIEAQVLFIRSGKLTGNQAYHIEDYEFSTEEVLEDLLTQFYQGDRYLPDEILLPVAIEDADTRAEYLSERRGRRVEFLCPQRGDKVRLVAMATENARQGFRARQDGDYQRERMLEELRTKLHLRNAPKRIECFDISNIQGTLAVGSMVTFDEGEPDKNRYRRFRIRTVEGADDFRMMYEVLTRRYRRAKEKADFPDLLVVDGGIGQLNVALEVLRELEITEVDAAGLAKMRVERDARAPEIERSEERVFLPGRKNPVVLRRNSSALFLLQRVRDEAHRFAITYHRALRRKERLRSLLDGIPGIGATRRKRLLRHFGSVRRMRDATAAQLAEVSGISSALAESIERALAGSNATATPAQFENEN
- the uvrB gene encoding excinuclease ABC subunit UvrB, which produces MAHEGTFRLVADFTPQGDQPQAITQLIDGLARGLRSQVLLGVTGSGKTFTMANVIARVNKPTLVIAPNKTLAAQLYSEFKGLFPENAVRYFVSYYDYYQPEAYVPSTDTYIEKDSSINDDIDKMRHSATKALLERNDALIVASVSCIYGLGSPEAYFEMLIFLERGGTVDRDALLRKLVDIQYQRNDYDFHRGTFRVRGDVIEVFPAYEEARAIRIELFGDTIDALGEIDPLRGQVLRRLDKVAIYPASHYVTAPERMEKAVAAIRSELKARIAEFRADNKLLEAQRLEQRTLYDLELLAEMGFCPGIENYSRHLTGRQTGEPPPTLINYFPEDWLLIVDESHVTVPQIGGMYRGDRARKGTLVDFGFRLPSALDNRPLNFQEFDALIRQIVYVSATPGNYELEQARGVVVEQVIRPTGLTDPQISVRPARNQVDDLLEAIRERIARNERVLVTTLTKKMAEDLTDYFQELGLRVRYLHSDIETIERVDIIRDLRKGVCDVLVGINLLREGLDLPEVSLVAILDADKEGFLRSERSLIQTTGRAARNVNGTVIMYADHVTDSMRRAIDETDRRRAKQAAYNQEHGITPSTIQKAIDPRLVESAEADYVDVPIVAEADAEYLSLKELSKRIAALEKQMRQAAGDLEFERAAEVRDQIQRLRERELATREARAANSGGVADDVDPTV
- a CDS encoding cupredoxin domain-containing protein, with the translated sequence MRKWIAVAAMAAASTLATVGTVRAEEQSFTIVNIEYEGSKLWLPSTLVVHKGDKVKLKLINNVKADPNQHGYKIAAVNVEEVVTRGEPKTVEFTADKEGIFPITCQLHPAHVGGQLVVLP
- a CDS encoding response regulator, giving the protein MSSGPILLVEDDPDDADLTLRALRRARILNQLVTVPTADQALVLLQRQQYADPHNPAAFSFVLLDLNLPGMGGRGLLDAMHNDRRLSEVPIVVLTSSDSTIDRLRSYKRGALAFLEKPIQVPELLRVLGDLSDGGIYVVRNAA